The Micromonospora sp. WMMD961 genome has a segment encoding these proteins:
- the hisB gene encoding imidazoleglycerol-phosphate dehydratase HisB — protein MSRTARVERITKETKVLVEIDLDGTGAAEISTGVGFYDHMLHQIARHGGFDLTVRTVGDLEIDAHHTIEDTALALGAAFDQALGDKAGIRRYGSATVPMDEVLVRAAVDLSGRPYVVHDEPVLAPYIGPVYATSMTRHIWESFGQAARVTLHVDVLRAARPGGHPDAHHVVEAQFKAVSRALREATAIDPRAAGAIPSTKGQL, from the coding sequence ATGAGCCGGACCGCCCGGGTGGAGCGGATCACCAAGGAGACCAAGGTCCTCGTCGAGATCGACCTCGACGGCACCGGAGCCGCCGAGATCAGCACCGGCGTGGGCTTCTACGACCACATGCTGCACCAGATCGCCCGGCACGGCGGCTTCGACCTGACCGTGCGCACCGTCGGTGACCTGGAGATCGACGCGCACCACACCATCGAGGACACCGCGCTCGCCCTGGGTGCCGCGTTCGACCAGGCGCTGGGCGACAAGGCCGGCATCCGACGGTACGGTTCGGCGACCGTGCCGATGGACGAGGTGCTGGTCCGGGCCGCTGTAGACCTGTCCGGTCGGCCGTACGTGGTGCACGACGAGCCGGTGCTGGCCCCGTACATCGGTCCGGTGTACGCGACGAGCATGACCCGGCACATCTGGGAGTCCTTCGGGCAGGCGGCCCGGGTCACGCTGCACGTCGACGTGCTGCGGGCGGCCCGGCCGGGCGGTCACCCGGACGCGCACCACGTGGTGGAGGCGCAGTTCAAGGCGGTCTCCCGGGCGTTGCGCGAGGCCACCGCGATCGATCCGCGCGCGGCCGGTGCGATCCCGAGCACGAAGGGCCAGCTCTGA
- the lspA gene encoding signal peptidase II: MTAAPSAEPGRTDPGGGTRRPRAVAILAGVALVALLADLVTKHLALAALTDREPVRLLGGFVYLSLTRNSGAAWSIGADHTWVFPLITIGVVGWIVWMALRLRSLPWAISLGLVLGGALGNLVDRIFRAPGPFHGHVVDMISLFDAYGQVWPVFNLADSSLVCGVLLAVLLELTGRQRDGRRAGRDGDPTETDAPQGAEQQERA; this comes from the coding sequence ATGACCGCAGCACCGTCCGCCGAACCCGGCCGCACCGATCCGGGTGGCGGCACACGCCGACCTCGGGCCGTCGCGATCCTCGCCGGAGTCGCCCTGGTGGCCCTGCTGGCCGATCTGGTCACCAAACACCTCGCGCTGGCCGCGTTGACCGACCGGGAGCCGGTCCGCCTGCTCGGCGGGTTCGTCTACCTGAGTCTGACCCGCAACAGCGGTGCCGCCTGGAGCATCGGCGCGGACCACACCTGGGTCTTCCCGCTGATCACCATCGGTGTGGTCGGCTGGATCGTCTGGATGGCACTGCGACTGCGCTCACTGCCCTGGGCGATCTCCCTCGGCCTGGTGCTGGGTGGCGCGCTGGGCAACCTCGTCGACCGGATCTTCCGGGCACCCGGGCCCTTCCACGGGCACGTGGTCGACATGATCAGCCTCTTCGACGCGTACGGCCAGGTGTGGCCGGTGTTCAACCTGGCGGACAGCTCGCTGGTCTGCGGCGTGCTGCTGGCGGTGCTGTTGGAGCTGACCGGCCGCCAGCGTGACGGCCGGCGGGCCGGCCGCGACGGCGACCCGACCGAGACCGACGCCCCCCAGGGTGCCGAGCAGCAGGAGCGGGCATGA
- the hisD gene encoding histidinol dehydrogenase, translated as MLNRIDLRNGLGDPRRLLPRAQLDVSIAVERIRPLVEAVREHGYPAIREASERFDGISPEVLRVPVEAITEAEGVLDPSVRAALLESISRARRVHADQRRTDHTTQVVPGGTVTERWLPVDRVGLYVPGGLAMYPSTVVMNVVPAQVAGVRSLVVVSPPQKDNGGLPDARVLAACALLGVDEVYAVGGAQAVAMLAYGAAVDPSGDLRCDPVDLITGPGNIWVTAAKRLLRGVVGIDAEAGPTEIAILADDTADPAHVAADLISQAEHDPLAASVLVTPSPALVESVERELARQVPATKHTERVTTALTGEQSGVVLVDDLEAGLRVVDAYAAEHLEIQTVDAREWALRVRNAGAIFVGAWSPVSLGDYCAGSNHVLPTGGCARHSSGLSVQSFLRGVHLIEYTEAALRDVAPHVVTLANVEDLPAHGQAVQVRLPGASA; from the coding sequence GTGCTGAACCGGATCGACCTGCGCAACGGTCTCGGAGACCCGCGCCGCCTGCTGCCCCGTGCCCAGCTCGACGTGTCGATCGCCGTCGAGCGGATCCGACCGCTGGTCGAGGCGGTCCGCGAGCATGGTTACCCCGCGATCCGGGAGGCCAGCGAGCGGTTCGACGGCATCTCCCCGGAGGTGCTGCGGGTGCCGGTCGAGGCGATCACCGAGGCCGAGGGGGTGCTCGACCCGAGCGTGCGCGCCGCGCTGCTGGAGTCGATCAGCCGGGCCCGTCGGGTGCACGCCGACCAGCGGCGCACCGACCACACCACGCAGGTGGTGCCCGGCGGCACGGTCACCGAGCGGTGGCTGCCGGTCGACCGGGTCGGCCTCTACGTGCCCGGCGGCCTGGCGATGTACCCGTCGACGGTGGTGATGAACGTCGTTCCCGCACAGGTGGCCGGCGTGCGTTCGCTGGTGGTGGTCAGTCCGCCGCAGAAGGACAACGGCGGCCTGCCCGACGCCCGGGTGCTCGCCGCGTGCGCGCTGCTCGGTGTCGACGAGGTGTACGCCGTCGGCGGGGCCCAGGCGGTGGCGATGCTGGCGTACGGCGCGGCGGTCGACCCGTCGGGAGACCTGCGGTGCGACCCGGTCGACCTGATCACCGGCCCGGGCAACATCTGGGTGACCGCCGCCAAGCGGCTGCTGCGGGGCGTGGTCGGCATCGACGCCGAGGCCGGGCCGACCGAGATCGCCATCCTGGCCGACGACACGGCCGACCCGGCGCACGTGGCCGCCGACCTGATCAGTCAGGCCGAGCACGACCCGCTGGCCGCGAGCGTGCTGGTCACCCCGTCGCCGGCGCTGGTCGAGTCGGTCGAGCGGGAGTTGGCCCGGCAGGTGCCGGCGACCAAGCACACCGAGCGGGTGACCACGGCGCTGACCGGCGAGCAGAGCGGTGTGGTGCTGGTCGACGACCTGGAGGCGGGGCTGCGGGTGGTCGACGCGTACGCGGCCGAGCACCTGGAGATCCAGACGGTCGACGCCCGGGAGTGGGCGCTTCGGGTTCGCAACGCCGGGGCGATCTTCGTGGGCGCCTGGTCGCCGGTGTCGCTCGGCGACTACTGCGCCGGGTCCAACCACGTGCTGCCCACCGGCGGCTGCGCCCGGCACTCCTCGGGGCTGTCGGTGCAGTCGTTCCTGCGCGGCGTGCACCTGATCGAGTACACCGAGGCGGCGTTGCGCGACGTGGCCCCGCACGTGGTCACCCTGGCGAACGTGGAGGATCTGCCCGCGCACGGCCAGGCGGTGCAGGTTCGCCTCCCGGGAGCGTCGGCGTGA
- a CDS encoding ATPase, whose product MALGGRAVEGSETGWGRPAEPAPRWRALLDRARLGGRGAEQTEPDRRADDAPPDPLPRRAAPNGYAGRAPAIGYPADLSYGAEPDYRAEATYRVDPAYRAEPDYRADPAYRSEPDYRSDPAYRSDPGYRAEPGYRAEPDYRAEPAYRSEPNYRPDPGYRAEPGYRTEPGYRAEPDYRAEPAYRAEPGYRAEPDRRVEPTYRTEPEPPPAVPDPGRSRYALLDNGYRPGDPPVESRYALLETGYQPETGYPVAAPPPSPVVAPPVAPVTPPPMAPPPVAPPAPPVGSAVVERAYPARIEWRPQGVDQEQERANGVLRRDLGTPRVFAFANPKGGVHKTTATVLAAATVGSVRGQGVLAWDDNELRGTLGLRAGSARHARTIRHLVSDLAQIEILEGETLLGRLDDYLRHASDGSYDVLAGEESPRFAQRLDQFTVRRVLELLRRTHDVVCVDTGNNVESPNWRTVMQAADQLVVTTVPREDAAFSADWMLDLLHEEGMGELADNAITLISCPTPGRSPLQDDLERHFATRTRAVAVVPYDPALETGASIEYHQLQPETRQAWLRAAAMMVEPFAR is encoded by the coding sequence ATGGCGCTGGGAGGGCGGGCCGTGGAGGGCAGCGAGACCGGCTGGGGCCGGCCGGCCGAACCAGCGCCGCGATGGCGTGCGTTGTTGGACCGCGCCCGGCTGGGCGGTCGCGGCGCGGAGCAGACCGAGCCGGACCGGCGTGCCGACGACGCGCCGCCGGACCCGCTGCCCCGGCGAGCGGCCCCGAACGGCTACGCCGGGCGGGCACCCGCCATCGGGTATCCAGCAGATTTGTCGTACGGCGCGGAGCCCGACTACCGGGCCGAGGCGACCTACCGCGTCGACCCCGCCTACCGGGCCGAGCCGGATTACCGGGCCGACCCGGCGTACCGGTCGGAGCCGGACTACCGGTCGGACCCGGCGTACCGGTCGGATCCGGGTTACCGGGCCGAGCCGGGTTACCGGGCCGAGCCGGACTATCGGGCCGAGCCGGCGTACCGGTCGGAGCCGAACTATCGCCCGGACCCGGGCTATCGGGCTGAGCCCGGCTACCGGACCGAGCCCGGTTACCGGGCCGAGCCGGACTATCGCGCGGAGCCGGCGTACCGCGCCGAGCCGGGCTATCGCGCGGAGCCCGACCGTCGGGTCGAGCCGACGTACCGGACCGAACCCGAGCCGCCGCCGGCTGTCCCCGACCCAGGTCGTTCGCGGTACGCGTTGCTGGACAACGGCTACCGGCCGGGCGACCCGCCGGTGGAGTCGCGATACGCCCTACTGGAGACCGGCTACCAGCCGGAGACCGGTTACCCGGTCGCCGCGCCGCCGCCCTCGCCGGTCGTAGCGCCACCCGTCGCGCCGGTCACACCACCACCGATGGCACCCCCGCCGGTCGCTCCGCCGGCCCCGCCGGTCGGCTCGGCGGTCGTCGAACGCGCCTACCCGGCCCGGATCGAGTGGCGCCCGCAGGGCGTCGACCAGGAGCAGGAACGGGCCAACGGGGTGCTCCGGCGGGATCTGGGCACGCCCCGGGTGTTCGCCTTCGCCAACCCCAAGGGTGGAGTGCACAAGACCACCGCCACCGTGCTCGCCGCGGCCACCGTCGGCAGCGTGCGTGGGCAGGGCGTGCTGGCCTGGGACGACAACGAACTGCGCGGCACCCTCGGGCTGCGCGCCGGCAGCGCCCGGCACGCCCGGACGATCCGACACCTGGTCAGCGACCTGGCCCAGATCGAGATCCTCGAGGGCGAGACGCTGCTGGGTCGGTTGGACGACTACCTGCGGCACGCCTCCGACGGCTCGTACGACGTGCTGGCCGGCGAGGAGAGCCCGCGCTTCGCCCAGCGGCTGGACCAGTTCACCGTCCGGCGTGTGCTGGAGTTGTTGCGGCGCACCCACGACGTGGTCTGCGTCGACACCGGCAACAACGTGGAGAGCCCCAACTGGCGCACCGTGATGCAGGCCGCCGACCAGCTGGTGGTGACCACGGTTCCCCGGGAGGACGCGGCATTCAGCGCGGACTGGATGCTCGACCTGCTGCACGAGGAGGGCATGGGCGAGTTGGCGGACAATGCCATCACCCTCATCTCCTGCCCGACCCCGGGTCGCTCGCCGCTGCAGGACGACCTGGAGCGGCACTTCGCCACCCGTACCCGTGCGGTGGCCGTGGTGCCCTACGACCCGGCGCTGGAGACCGGGGCGTCGATCGAGTACCACCAGCTCCAGCCGGAGACCCGGCAGGCGTGGTTGCGGGCGGCGGCGATGATGGTGGAGCCGTTCGCCCGGTGA
- a CDS encoding histidinol-phosphate transaminase translates to MSSLADLPIRDDLRGLSPYGAPQLDVPVRLNTNENSHPVPEPVVEAIGKALAAELRELNRYPDRDAVALRADLAEYLGHGLTVEQVWAANGSNEIQQQLLQAFGGPGRSALGFVPAYSMHPLLALGTGTRWVPAERGVDFGLTVEEAVAQVREHQPDVVFLCSPNNPTGTALDPAVIAAVLDVAPGMVVVDEAYAEFARPGTVSALAVLPGHPRLVVSRTMSKAFGFAGGRLGYLAADPAVVQAVQLVRLPYHLSTLTQAAARAAVTHREALLGTVSAIMAQRDRIVATLRERGLRVADSDANFVLFEVGGDQTTVWKALLAQGVLVRDVGLPGWLRVTAGTAAETDAFLSAMETSQ, encoded by the coding sequence ATGAGCAGCCTTGCGGATCTGCCGATCCGCGACGACCTGCGCGGGCTGTCGCCGTACGGGGCGCCGCAGCTGGACGTGCCGGTGCGGCTCAACACCAACGAGAACTCCCACCCGGTGCCGGAGCCAGTGGTCGAGGCGATCGGCAAGGCGCTCGCGGCCGAGTTGCGCGAGTTGAACCGCTATCCGGACCGGGACGCGGTGGCGCTCCGCGCCGACCTGGCCGAATATCTCGGGCACGGGCTCACCGTCGAGCAGGTGTGGGCGGCGAACGGCTCCAACGAGATCCAGCAGCAGTTGCTCCAGGCGTTCGGTGGGCCGGGGCGTAGCGCTCTCGGCTTCGTTCCGGCGTACTCGATGCACCCGCTACTGGCGCTCGGCACCGGCACCCGGTGGGTGCCCGCCGAGCGTGGCGTCGACTTCGGGTTGACCGTCGAGGAGGCGGTCGCCCAGGTCCGCGAGCACCAACCGGACGTGGTCTTCCTCTGCTCGCCGAACAACCCGACCGGTACGGCACTGGACCCGGCGGTGATCGCCGCGGTGCTCGACGTCGCGCCGGGCATGGTGGTGGTCGACGAGGCGTACGCCGAGTTCGCCCGTCCCGGGACGGTCAGCGCCCTCGCGGTGCTGCCCGGCCACCCGCGGCTGGTGGTCAGCCGCACGATGAGCAAGGCGTTCGGCTTCGCCGGCGGGCGACTGGGTTACCTGGCCGCCGACCCGGCGGTGGTGCAGGCCGTGCAGCTCGTCCGGCTGCCGTACCACCTCTCCACGCTCACCCAGGCCGCCGCACGTGCGGCGGTGACCCACCGCGAGGCCCTTCTCGGTACGGTGAGCGCGATCATGGCGCAACGGGACCGGATCGTGGCGACGCTGCGCGAACGCGGGTTGCGGGTCGCCGACAGCGACGCCAACTTCGTGCTCTTCGAGGTGGGTGGCGACCAGACCACCGTCTGGAAGGCCCTGCTGGCCCAGGGCGTGCTGGTCCGGGACGTCGGTCTGCCGGGCTGGCTGCGGGTGACCGCCGGCACCGCCGCCGAGACCGACGCCTTCCTTTCTGCGATGGAGACTTCACAATGA
- a CDS encoding potassium/proton antiporter produces the protein MTPGLELALLLGAAVLLVAVGAVRLSTRLGVPSLLVYLALGVAIGEGGLGIRFDDVELTRALGFCALIVIIAEGGLTARWTTLRPVLGLASALSTVGVIVSILVVGVAVHLLLGLDWRLALLYGAVLSSTDAAAVFATLRRLRLPPRLVATLEAESGMNDAPVVLLVVLLSHEGWAHPWWYEVGLVCYELGMGAAVGVGAGVAGAWALRRAALPSAGLYPIAAVGITVLAYAAGAVLHASGFLAVYVAGVLLGNARLSHRQAILGFADGLAWLAQIGLFVLLGLLAAPGRLDAAVLPAVVAGLALVLLARPLSVAVAALPFRVGPREQAFLSWAGLRGAVPIVLATIPLSERVPGAERLFDVVFVLVVIFTLVQAGTLGPIARWLRVTAPSEAAEIHVETAPLERMRADLLQVEVPAGSRLAGVHVDELRLPLGASVTLVLRDGVGFVPAADTRLRAGDSLLIVATAGVRDAAERRLRAVSRRGRLARWFGEYGDEVPG, from the coding sequence ATGACGCCCGGGTTGGAACTCGCGCTGCTGCTCGGTGCGGCCGTGCTGCTGGTCGCCGTCGGTGCGGTGCGGCTCTCCACCCGACTCGGCGTCCCCAGCCTCCTCGTCTACCTGGCGCTGGGAGTGGCGATCGGCGAGGGTGGGCTGGGTATCCGCTTCGACGACGTCGAGCTGACCCGGGCGCTCGGCTTCTGCGCGCTGATCGTGATCATCGCGGAGGGTGGTCTCACCGCCCGGTGGACCACGCTACGACCGGTGCTCGGGCTGGCCTCGGCACTCTCCACGGTCGGCGTGATCGTGAGCATCCTGGTGGTCGGTGTCGCCGTACACCTGCTGTTGGGGTTGGACTGGCGGTTGGCGCTGCTCTACGGCGCGGTGCTCTCGTCCACCGACGCGGCGGCCGTCTTCGCCACCCTTCGCCGGCTGCGGCTGCCGCCCCGGCTGGTGGCCACGCTGGAGGCCGAGTCGGGCATGAACGACGCCCCGGTGGTGCTGCTGGTGGTGCTGCTGTCCCATGAGGGCTGGGCGCATCCGTGGTGGTACGAGGTCGGGCTGGTCTGCTACGAGCTGGGCATGGGCGCGGCGGTAGGAGTGGGTGCGGGTGTCGCCGGCGCCTGGGCGCTACGGCGGGCGGCGCTGCCCTCGGCCGGCCTCTACCCGATCGCCGCAGTGGGGATCACCGTGCTGGCGTACGCCGCCGGGGCGGTGCTGCACGCCTCGGGGTTCCTCGCCGTCTACGTGGCCGGGGTGCTGCTGGGCAACGCCCGGTTGTCGCACCGGCAGGCGATCCTCGGTTTCGCCGACGGGCTGGCGTGGCTCGCCCAGATCGGGCTGTTCGTGCTGCTCGGGTTGCTGGCCGCACCGGGCCGGCTGGACGCGGCGGTGCTGCCCGCGGTGGTCGCGGGACTGGCCCTGGTGCTGCTGGCCCGGCCGTTGTCGGTGGCCGTCGCGGCGTTGCCGTTCCGGGTCGGCCCCCGCGAACAGGCGTTCCTGTCCTGGGCGGGGCTGCGCGGGGCGGTGCCGATCGTGCTGGCCACCATTCCGCTCTCCGAGCGGGTGCCCGGTGCGGAACGTCTCTTCGACGTGGTCTTCGTGCTGGTAGTGATCTTCACACTGGTGCAGGCCGGGACGCTCGGGCCGATCGCCCGTTGGTTGCGGGTGACCGCCCCGAGCGAGGCAGCCGAGATCCATGTGGAGACCGCGCCGCTGGAGCGGATGCGCGCGGACCTGCTCCAGGTGGAGGTGCCGGCGGGCTCGCGGTTGGCCGGTGTGCACGTCGACGAGCTGCGGCTTCCGCTGGGCGCGTCGGTGACGCTGGTGCTGCGCGACGGGGTGGGTTTCGTGCCGGCAGCGGACACCCGCCTGAGGGCCGGCGACAGCCTGTTGATCGTGGCGACCGCCGGGGTACGGGACGCCGCCGAGCGGAGGTTGCGGGCGGTCAGCCGGCGGGGTCGGCTGGCCCGTTGGTTTGGCGAGTACGGGGATGAGGTGCCTGGTTGA
- a CDS encoding DUF2567 domain-containing protein — protein MSFDEPRRPLRTVATVLASVLALAVLGVPFGLLWATLAPDTPVLKTAEGAIYADPQPEQPIAADGWFSLLGLAFGLLVALALWFVLRRRRGPVGLLAAVLGALAAAPVAWQVGRRVGLGTFDRLLATAPAGQAFTKPADLRAGGVDWLLGVLPVPHGNLLLPAFGAAITYTLLAGWSRWPGLRPEPEPAGLSWVSAGTPVPPTAPEPPAPDAAEPPRG, from the coding sequence CTGAGCTTCGACGAGCCGCGCCGCCCGCTGCGCACCGTGGCGACGGTGCTGGCCAGCGTGCTCGCGCTGGCCGTCCTGGGAGTGCCGTTCGGGCTGCTCTGGGCCACGCTCGCGCCGGACACGCCGGTGCTCAAGACCGCCGAGGGGGCGATCTACGCCGACCCGCAACCGGAGCAGCCGATCGCCGCCGACGGATGGTTCAGTCTCCTCGGGCTGGCCTTCGGGTTGCTGGTGGCGCTCGCCCTGTGGTTCGTGCTGCGACGTCGGCGCGGCCCGGTCGGTCTGCTCGCCGCGGTCCTCGGCGCGTTGGCCGCGGCGCCGGTGGCCTGGCAGGTGGGGCGGCGGGTCGGCCTGGGCACCTTCGACCGGTTGCTGGCCACCGCCCCGGCCGGGCAGGCCTTCACCAAACCCGCCGACCTGCGGGCCGGCGGGGTCGACTGGCTGCTCGGTGTCCTGCCCGTGCCGCACGGCAACCTGCTGTTGCCGGCGTTCGGCGCCGCGATCACGTACACCCTGCTGGCCGGCTGGTCGCGGTGGCCCGGCCTGCGCCCGGAGCCCGAGCCGGCCGGGCTCAGTTGGGTGTCGGCGGGGACGCCAGTTCCGCCAACGGCACCGGAACCGCCCGCACCTGACGCAGCAGAGCCGCCTCGCGGGTGA
- a CDS encoding TraR/DksA C4-type zinc finger protein: MAKPADTRTARRKPVAKATRSTAETEKIRAALAARRDELRAEYDQTLSEITELQRDRLTDSAGDDQADTGTKTLEREQEISLANSILERITQVERALERLDEGGYGWCERCGNPIPVERLAAFPSATQCVTCKQLEERR, from the coding sequence ATGGCTAAGCCAGCCGACACCAGGACCGCCAGGCGCAAGCCGGTGGCCAAGGCCACCCGGAGCACGGCGGAGACCGAGAAGATCCGGGCGGCGTTGGCGGCGCGGCGGGACGAGCTCCGCGCCGAGTACGATCAGACGCTGAGCGAGATCACCGAGCTGCAGCGCGATCGGCTGACCGACTCGGCCGGGGACGACCAGGCCGACACGGGCACCAAGACGCTCGAGCGGGAGCAGGAGATCTCTCTCGCCAACAGCATTCTGGAACGGATCACGCAGGTGGAGCGCGCTCTGGAGCGCCTCGACGAGGGTGGTTACGGCTGGTGCGAGCGGTGCGGCAACCCGATCCCGGTCGAGCGCCTCGCCGCATTCCCGTCGGCCACCCAGTGTGTGACGTGCAAGCAGCTGGAGGAGCGGCGCTGA
- the hisH gene encoding imidazole glycerol phosphate synthase subunit HisH, giving the protein MSAVVVLDYGSGNLRSAERALAAAGAQVRVTDDLSAAAAADGLVVPGVGAYAACMAGIEALGAGPVIAERVAAGRPVLGICVGMQVLFEYGEEHGVVTKGLGLLPGGVTRLAATRLPHMGWNTVRAPAESVLFAGLSEQSRFYFVHSYAVGNPAALAAAGATVTTAHHDVDFVAAVERGPLSAAQFHPEKSADTGAALLRNWLATLPSGG; this is encoded by the coding sequence ATGAGCGCCGTGGTGGTGCTCGACTACGGGTCGGGCAACCTGCGTTCGGCGGAGCGGGCGCTGGCGGCCGCGGGCGCGCAGGTGCGGGTGACCGACGACCTGTCGGCTGCGGCCGCCGCCGACGGTCTGGTGGTGCCGGGGGTGGGCGCGTACGCGGCGTGCATGGCCGGGATCGAGGCGTTGGGCGCCGGCCCGGTGATCGCCGAGCGGGTGGCGGCGGGTCGACCGGTGCTGGGGATCTGCGTGGGCATGCAGGTGCTCTTCGAGTACGGCGAGGAGCACGGTGTGGTGACCAAGGGGCTCGGTCTGCTGCCCGGTGGGGTGACCCGGTTGGCGGCCACCCGGTTGCCGCACATGGGCTGGAACACGGTCCGGGCGCCGGCGGAGTCGGTGCTCTTCGCCGGGTTGTCGGAGCAGAGCCGGTTCTACTTCGTCCACTCGTACGCCGTGGGGAATCCGGCGGCGCTGGCTGCTGCCGGTGCCACGGTGACCACCGCCCACCACGACGTCGATTTCGTCGCCGCCGTGGAGCGCGGTCCGCTCTCGGCGGCCCAGTTCCATCCGGAGAAGTCCGCCGACACCGGTGCCGCGCTGCTGCGCAACTGGCTCGCCACGCTGCCCAGCGGTGGTTGA
- a CDS encoding DUF167 domain-containing protein: MPAQETLTVAVRVKPGASRDRVGGRFDGPHGPALVIAVHDPAVDGRATEAARRALAAALGLRPAAVSLRAGAASRDKLFLIDRPAPELSGLLRRLRDGSAE, translated from the coding sequence GTGCCCGCGCAGGAGACGCTCACCGTGGCGGTACGGGTGAAGCCCGGCGCCTCCCGGGACCGGGTGGGCGGGCGCTTCGACGGTCCACACGGGCCCGCCCTGGTGATCGCGGTGCACGACCCTGCCGTCGACGGGCGGGCGACCGAGGCGGCCCGACGGGCGTTGGCCGCCGCCCTGGGCCTCCGGCCTGCCGCGGTGTCCCTGCGAGCCGGCGCGGCGAGCCGGGACAAGCTCTTCCTCATCGACCGACCCGCGCCGGAGCTGTCCGGGCTGCTGCGCCGACTGCGCGACGGATCCGCCGAGTGA
- a CDS encoding RluA family pseudouridine synthase — protein MTSAFAAGGDHRSLPVPDGLDGMRLDQAVSRLFGLSRTAAAALVDAGDALVDGSARPNSHKVKAGSWLDVTLPAPVAPPTVVPQAVPGLRVVYADDDIVVVDKPVGVAAHPSPGWTGPTVIGALAAIGHRISTSGAAERQGVVHRLDVGTTGIMVVAKSEQAYTALKRAFKYREVDKGYHAVVQGHLDPLRGTVDAPIDRHPTHDYRWAVVSGGKPSITHYDTLEAFPAASLVDVRLETGRTHQIRVHFSTLRHPCVGDLTYGADPTLSARLGLARQWLHARELSFLHPRTGDEVRFVSDYPDDLDRALQILRD, from the coding sequence ATGACCTCCGCATTCGCCGCTGGCGGCGATCACCGTTCCCTGCCGGTGCCGGACGGCCTCGACGGCATGCGACTGGACCAGGCCGTGTCCCGTCTGTTCGGGCTCTCCCGCACCGCCGCCGCGGCCCTGGTGGATGCCGGGGACGCGCTGGTCGACGGCAGCGCACGGCCGAACTCGCACAAGGTCAAGGCCGGCTCCTGGCTGGACGTCACGTTGCCCGCCCCGGTCGCACCTCCCACCGTGGTGCCGCAGGCGGTGCCCGGGCTGCGGGTGGTCTACGCCGACGACGACATCGTGGTGGTCGACAAGCCGGTGGGAGTGGCGGCGCATCCCAGCCCCGGATGGACCGGCCCGACGGTGATCGGCGCCCTCGCCGCGATCGGGCACCGCATCTCCACCAGCGGCGCCGCCGAGCGTCAGGGCGTGGTGCACCGGCTCGACGTGGGGACCACCGGGATCATGGTGGTCGCCAAGAGCGAACAGGCGTACACGGCGTTGAAGCGGGCCTTCAAGTACCGCGAGGTGGACAAGGGTTACCACGCGGTGGTGCAGGGTCACCTGGACCCGCTGCGCGGGACCGTGGACGCCCCGATCGACAGGCACCCCACCCACGACTACCGCTGGGCGGTGGTGTCCGGCGGCAAGCCGAGCATCACCCACTACGACACCCTCGAGGCGTTCCCGGCGGCGAGTCTGGTCGACGTCCGGCTGGAGACCGGTCGGACCCACCAGATCCGGGTGCACTTCTCCACGCTGCGGCACCCCTGCGTGGGTGATCTCACCTATGGCGCCGACCCCACCCTCTCGGCCCGTCTCGGCCTGGCCCGACAGTGGTTGCACGCCCGCGAACTGAGCTTTTTGCACCCCCGAACGGGGGACGAGGTCCGGTTCGTCAGCGACTACCCTGACGACCTGGACCGTGCGCTCCAGATCCTGCGTGACTGA
- a CDS encoding LON peptidase substrate-binding domain-containing protein, with translation MTARLPVFPLATVLFPGLVLPLHIFEERYRALVRHLVDLPEGAPREFGVVAIQAGWEVAPAGPGSRATAGVGEVTLHEVGCTAELRQVTELADGGFDIVTVGRRRFRIAEVDDNAAPYLTADVEWLPDPAGADEVADLLAARVIAVFRQYLGLIRSDPEEISEQLPEDPTVLSHLVAATAALTVDDRQRLLAIDDTAARLRAELRLLTREAALLRQVRAVPVPLAELASPPTPN, from the coding sequence GTGACCGCACGGCTGCCGGTGTTTCCGCTCGCAACGGTGCTCTTTCCCGGGTTGGTGCTGCCGCTGCACATCTTCGAGGAGCGCTACCGGGCGCTGGTCCGACACCTCGTCGACCTGCCCGAGGGTGCTCCGCGCGAGTTCGGCGTGGTGGCCATCCAGGCTGGTTGGGAGGTCGCGCCCGCCGGGCCCGGCAGCCGCGCGACGGCGGGCGTCGGCGAGGTCACCCTGCACGAGGTCGGCTGCACCGCTGAGCTGCGCCAGGTGACCGAGCTGGCCGACGGTGGCTTCGACATCGTCACGGTCGGTCGACGCCGGTTCCGGATCGCCGAGGTCGACGACAACGCGGCTCCCTACCTGACCGCGGACGTCGAGTGGCTGCCCGATCCGGCCGGGGCGGACGAGGTGGCCGATCTGCTGGCCGCCCGGGTGATCGCGGTGTTCCGGCAGTACCTGGGGTTGATCCGCTCCGACCCGGAGGAGATCTCCGAGCAACTGCCGGAGGATCCGACAGTCCTGTCCCATCTGGTGGCGGCGACCGCGGCGCTCACGGTCGACGACCGACAGCGGCTGCTGGCCATCGACGACACCGCCGCGCGGCTCCGCGCCGAGCTGCGGCTACTCACCCGCGAGGCGGCTCTGCTGCGTCAGGTGCGGGCGGTTCCGGTGCCGTTGGCGGAACTGGCGTCCCCGCCGACACCCAACTGA